The Bifidobacterium sp. WK012_4_13 genome contains the following window.
ACCAATATCGCGACGGCGGATGCGATGGAGCCATCATGCGAAAGGGAGATATGCCAGGTCGCAGGACTCCGAGCCGCAATTGAGCGCGTGAGGGACTGAGCAAGCGATTCGCCGAGAATCACCTGTGGGCGGCCGCGTGAATCGTCAAGGATTTCGATTTCGTTCCACGGGACTGAGTCAATGGTGAATGGGACTGTGCCATCGGCGATGGCCTCTGACCAAGCCTTGATAACCGATTCCTTGCCAGCCCATCGAGCCGCGGCATGCAAAGCCTCTTCATCGTGCTTGAGCGCCGCACGCATGGTGCACTGCCGCAACTCTCGTACAGAGAAAAGCTTGCGCATGGTCGAGGATGGCTCATGCCACTGCTGCGAAAATGCATCAACATCTACCACATCATGCCCCAGACCAAGAATTTCACTCATGTATTCACTCTAGCCTTTAAGATTCATTCAACTTTTCTCTCGTTCTGCGATGGATTTACTCCCATTACCGACGAGATTGCGAGTTTTGCGGCAATTGCGAAGTATAAACACGAAAAATCGTTGAAACATCGGTTGATCTAAGCCAAAAATCACCACTTATACTTCGCAATTGCCGCAAAACTCACAATCTCGATTCAAAAGCACTGTCAGACACATATCAGACACGCGAAAAGGTCAGAAAATGATCACATACTGTGCCCAGCTCATCACAAAAGGGTGATGGTGGCATGTTCTCGCACGATTGATGAGAACATGCCACCACCAGAAACCCATGCACAGAGACATTGCAGCAAACCATGCTGCCCAGCCAAGCCTTGAATCAGGTCGGAC
Protein-coding sequences here:
- a CDS encoding holo-ACP synthase produces the protein MSEILGLGHDVVDVDAFSQQWHEPSSTMRKLFSVRELRQCTMRAALKHDEEALHAAARWAGKESVIKAWSEAIADGTVPFTIDSVPWNEIEILDDSRGRPQVILGESLAQSLTRSIAARSPATWHISLSHDGSIASAVAILVHSSDH